The nucleotide sequence TTTTTTCCTCCAACCCCAATACGTCCGCCAGCCCAGTCCCCCCTTTTTCTTCGAATGGGGGGTCCGGGGGCCTCAGGCCCCCGGCCGCCGGAGGCATCTTCCCTCTTCGCAATTCCCGACTTGCTTGGGACGCTCTTTACGGCTACAGCCTTGCGGGCGTTTTCCGTATATACGGCCTTCGGGCCGGCATGGGAAGCGACGCCGCGAGAAATGGGGGAACCATGAGCCAGGTATGTGGACTTCGGGCCGTGTTTTTCGATTTCGGCGGCGTGTTGGCCGAGGAGGGCTTTCGCCAGGCGCTCATCGACATCGCCCGGGAGGCCGGTCGCGATCCGGCCGAGGTGGTGCCGGCGGCCTATGAGATGGCCTGGACCACGCGGTTCGTGGTCGGCGGCTGCGACGAGGCCGGGTTTTGGCAGGCCTTTCGCAAGGCCACGGGCATTGCGGCCGACGACGCGCATCTGACCGAGGTGGTGCTGTCGCGGTTCGTGCCCCGGCCCTACATGTTCGCCCTGGCCGACGCGGTGCGCGGCCTGGGCCTTAAGACCGCGATCTTAAGCGACCAGACCGAGTGGCTGGCCCGGCTTGACGCCCGGCATGACGTCTTTTCCCATTTCGATCAGGTCTTTAACAGCTACCATCACGGCACGTCCAAGCGCGAGGCGGCGTTTTTCGAGCTGGCCCTGGCGGCCATGGACGTGACGGCCGGGGAGTCTCTTTTCATCGACGACGCGGCCCACAATACGGAACTGGCCGCCCGACTGGGCTTTAAAACCCTTTTATACCGGGACCGGGAGTCGTTTTTCGCCGAACTGGCCGACCTGTGCCCGCCCCTTGGAGCGCTTTAAATGTATAAGCCCATTTGCGGCCTGGCCCGCGACGGACTGCCCATCATCGGCGTTTTCGCCCTGGCGACCCTGGTTTTCGCCCTGCTGCGCTGGCCTTGCCTAGCCACCATCAGCCTGTTGTCCACGATTTTTTCCTTCAATTTCTTCCGCGACCCGGACCGCACCTCGCCCACGGAAAACGGCATAGCCGTGTCCCCGGCCGACGGCGTGGTCTGCAAGCTCGGCGAGGCGGCGGACCCGATCACGGGCGAGATGCGCCAGGTCGTGTGCGTGTTCATGAACGTTTTTAACGTCCACGTGAACCGCTCGCCGGTCACGGGCGTGGTTTCGGAAGTGCGCTACATTCCCGGCAAATTCTTCAACGCTTCCCTGGACAAGGCTTCCACGGACAACGAGCGCAACGTCATTGTCGTCACCGATGCCGAGGGCGCGCGGTTTACCGTGGTGCAGATCGCGGGGCTGATTGCCCGGCGCATCGTCTGCCCGGCCAAGGCCGGCGATACGCTTTCGCGCGGCGAACGGTACGGCATGATCAAGTTCGGGTCGCGCCTTGACGTCTATCTGCCCCATGGCTATCATCCGGCTGTCGCCATGGGCCAGAAAACCATGGCCGGTGTCACCGTTTTGGCGAAAAAGGCCGACTAACCGGGCTTGCCCCGTTGACGATCACGTAGCGAGATGGAAGAAAAAGTCACCCAGAGCCGGGCTCGCAGGAGCGTGTATATCCTGCCGAACCTGTTCACCATGGCAAGCCTGTTCGCGGGCTTTCTGGGGGTGCTTTGGGCTATCGAAGGGCAGTTTGACATGACGGCCCTGGCCATTCTCTTCTCCTGCCTTTTCGATGGCCTTGACGGCAAGGTGGCCCGGCTCACCGGCACCAGCAGCGATTTTGGCGTGCAGTTCGACTCCCTGGCCGATCTCGTGGCCTTCGGCGTGGCCCCGGCCATCATGGTCTACCAGTGGCAGCTGGCCCGCTTCGGCCGCCTGGGGATTCTGGCCGCCTTCATGCTCGTGGCCTGCGGCGCGCTGCGGCTCGCCCGGTTCAACGTCATGTCCGGCAAGACCACCACCTCCAAGAAGTTCTTCGTGGGCCTGCCCATCCCGGCCGCTGGCTGCATGATCGCGCTGTTTTTCATGTTCGAGCGCTATCTGCCCGACGACATCGCCGCCGCTGTCATCCCCAAGGCCTGCCTCGTGCTCGTGTACGCCTTGTCCTTCCTCATGGTCAGCCGCGTGCGCTACGCGTCGTTTAAGGAACTCGGGCTGGTCAAGGCCCATCCCTTCAGCGCCATGGTCACGGCGCTGCTGCTTTTCGTCGTGGTCGCCTCCGAGCCCTGGCTCATGGGCTTCCTGCTCTTTTCCGCCTACCTCATCTCCGGCATCTTCTACACCTTCTTCATTCTGCCGCGCCGCACCAAGCTACGGGAGCCCCTCCAGGAGCTCTCATAACACCGTTATCCCCTTTTTGACATTTCTTGTCACTTGCCCCGGCCCAGGCCAACCAGAGTGCCTCGGCGCGTGCTCACGCGCGCCTGATCCTCTCCGCATAAGCGGAGAAAGGGGAGACCCTCATGTCCGACGACAACAGGGTATACATCTTTGATACCACGCTCCGTGACGGCGAACAGTCGCCCGGAGCCACCATGACCCGCGAAGAAAAAGTCCGCATGGCCCGCCAACTCGAAACCCTTGGCGTGGACATCATCGAGGCCGGTTTCCCGGCCGCCAGCGAAGGCGATTTCCAGGCCGTCTCGGCCATCGCCGCCGCCGTCAAGACCCCGGTGGTGGCCGCCCTGTGCCGGGCCCTGGCCTCGGACATCGACCGGGGCTTTGAAGCCATCAAGGGCGCGCAGCGCCGCCGCATCCACACCTTCCTGGCCACCTCCGAGCTGCACATGCAGCACAAGTTGAACAAGACCCCGACCCAGGTTCTCGACATGATCGAGGCGGCCGTTTCCCACGCCGCGTCCAAGGGCGTCGAGGTCCAGTTCTCGGCCGAGGACGCCTCACGCTCCGAACCTGCCTTCCTCGTTGCCGCCTGCGAGCGGGCCATAAACGCCGGCGCGACCATCCTCAACATCCCCGACACCGTGGGCTACGCCCAGCCGGCCGAGTTCGCCGAGCTTATCCGCCACCTCATGACCACCGTGCGCGGAGCCGGCGGCGTCACCTTCGCCGTCCACTGCCACAACGACCTGGGCCTGGCCGTGGCCAACACCCTGGCCGCCCTCCACGCCGGCGCGCGCCAGGCCGAAGTGACGCTCTCCGGCATCGGCGAACGGGCCGGCAACGCCTCCCTGGAGCAGGTCGTCATGGGCCTCAACACCCGGCCCAACTACTATAACCTGACCACCGGCATCGTCACCGAGGAGCTTTTCCCCTCCTGCCGCCGCCTGTCGGGCATCATCGGCCAGCCGATTCCGCCCTATGCCCCCATCATGGGTCGCAACGCCTTTGCCCACGAGTCCGGCATCCACCAGCACGGCGTGCTCAAGGATCGCCGCACCTACGAGATCATGACTGCCGAGAGCATCGGCCGCAAAGGCGCTGTGGTGGTGCTTGGCAAACACTCCGGCCGCCATGCTCTGGACGCCAAGGTCAAGGAACTCGGCTATGCTTTAAACGACGAAGAGCTGCTCGTGGTCTTCGTGGCCGTCAAACAGCTGGCTGACCGCAAGCAGCGCATCCTGGACGAAGACATCGAGGCCCTTATCCTCGAAAAAGTCCTGCGCCGCCCGGACCGCTACGCCTTGCAGTTCCTGTCCGTACACTGCGGCAACGTGGAACTCGCGCCCTTTGCCGTGGTCGAAATGCAGGTGGAAGGCCAGACCGTGCGCCACTACAGCGCCGGTTCCGGCCCGGTGGACGCGGTCTTTAACGCCGTCTGCCAGGCCGTGGGCCGCAAGCCCGACCTCGAAGAATACCAGATCAACGCCATCACCGGCGGCACCGACGCCCAGGGCGAAGTGACCGTGCGCATCAAGGACGGAACCGCGACCACTGTCGGCCGCGGCGTCCACGACGACGTCATCATGGCCAGTACCCTGGCTTTTATCAACGCGCTCAACCGTTTGGCCAAGAAGGAGGAGGAACGGACATGCCCGCAACTTTAGCCGAGAAAATCCTGCAGCAGCACTGCGATGAGCAGATTACAGGTCCCGGGCAGATCGTCCGTTGCCGGCTTTCCCTGGTCCTGGCCAACGACATCACCGCGCCCCTGGCGATTAAGTCCTTTAAAAAGATGGGCGCGGCCGGCGTTTTCGACAAAGACAAGGTCACCATCGTCGCCGACCACTTCACGCCCAACAAGGACATCGAATCGGCCGAACAGGTGAAGGTCTGTCGCGAATTCGCCAAGGAAATGGG is from Solidesulfovibrio magneticus RS-1 and encodes:
- a CDS encoding HAD family hydrolase codes for the protein MSQVCGLRAVFFDFGGVLAEEGFRQALIDIAREAGRDPAEVVPAAYEMAWTTRFVVGGCDEAGFWQAFRKATGIAADDAHLTEVVLSRFVPRPYMFALADAVRGLGLKTAILSDQTEWLARLDARHDVFSHFDQVFNSYHHGTSKREAAFFELALAAMDVTAGESLFIDDAAHNTELAARLGFKTLLYRDRESFFAELADLCPPLGAL
- a CDS encoding phosphatidylserine decarboxylase family protein, with product MYKPICGLARDGLPIIGVFALATLVFALLRWPCLATISLLSTIFSFNFFRDPDRTSPTENGIAVSPADGVVCKLGEAADPITGEMRQVVCVFMNVFNVHVNRSPVTGVVSEVRYIPGKFFNASLDKASTDNERNVIVVTDAEGARFTVVQIAGLIARRIVCPAKAGDTLSRGERYGMIKFGSRLDVYLPHGYHPAVAMGQKTMAGVTVLAKKAD
- the pssA gene encoding CDP-diacylglycerol--serine O-phosphatidyltransferase gives rise to the protein MEEKVTQSRARRSVYILPNLFTMASLFAGFLGVLWAIEGQFDMTALAILFSCLFDGLDGKVARLTGTSSDFGVQFDSLADLVAFGVAPAIMVYQWQLARFGRLGILAAFMLVACGALRLARFNVMSGKTTTSKKFFVGLPIPAAGCMIALFFMFERYLPDDIAAAVIPKACLVLVYALSFLMVSRVRYASFKELGLVKAHPFSAMVTALLLFVVVASEPWLMGFLLFSAYLISGIFYTFFILPRRTKLREPLQELS
- a CDS encoding 2-isopropylmalate synthase; translation: MSDDNRVYIFDTTLRDGEQSPGATMTREEKVRMARQLETLGVDIIEAGFPAASEGDFQAVSAIAAAVKTPVVAALCRALASDIDRGFEAIKGAQRRRIHTFLATSELHMQHKLNKTPTQVLDMIEAAVSHAASKGVEVQFSAEDASRSEPAFLVAACERAINAGATILNIPDTVGYAQPAEFAELIRHLMTTVRGAGGVTFAVHCHNDLGLAVANTLAALHAGARQAEVTLSGIGERAGNASLEQVVMGLNTRPNYYNLTTGIVTEELFPSCRRLSGIIGQPIPPYAPIMGRNAFAHESGIHQHGVLKDRRTYEIMTAESIGRKGAVVVLGKHSGRHALDAKVKELGYALNDEELLVVFVAVKQLADRKQRILDEDIEALILEKVLRRPDRYALQFLSVHCGNVELAPFAVVEMQVEGQTVRHYSAGSGPVDAVFNAVCQAVGRKPDLEEYQINAITGGTDAQGEVTVRIKDGTATTVGRGVHDDVIMASTLAFINALNRLAKKEEERTCPQL